Proteins from one Camelina sativa cultivar DH55 chromosome 8, Cs, whole genome shotgun sequence genomic window:
- the LOC104705997 gene encoding UDP-glycosyltransferase 78D2-like has translation MANPSEPTSDSHVAVLAFPFGTHAAPLLSVTRRLASASPSTVFSFFSTAQSNSSLFSSSSDRPANIQVHDVPDGVPEGYVFSGNPQEAIELFVKSAPESFKREIAAAEKEVGRKVNCMLTDAFFWFAADMATEMNASWVAFWTAGANSLTAHLYTDLIRETIGVKEVGGRMEETLGFISGMEKIRVKDTQEGVLFGNLDSVFSNMLHLMGRTLPRATAVFINSFEELDPTFTDNLRSEFKRYLNIGPLTLLSSTPQRDALVNDPHGCLAWMEKRPPGSVAYISFGTVMMPPPGEIAAIAEGLESSKVPFVWSLKNVVHLPKGFLDRTREQGIVVPWAPQAELLKHKATGVFVTHCGWNSVLESVSGGVPMICRPFFGDQRLNGRAVEVVWEIGMTIVNGVFTEDGFEKCLDRVLVQDDGKKMKRNAKHLKELAHEAVSSKGSSSKNFRGLLDVVVNI, from the exons ATGGCCAATCCCTCCGAGCCAACCAGCGACTCTCACGTGGCAGTTCTCGCTTTCCCCTTCGGCACTCACGCCGCTCCTCTCCTCTCCGTCACTCGCCGTCTCGCCTCCGCCTCTCCCTCCAccgtcttctccttcttcagcACCGCTCAATCTAACTCCTCGttgttctcctcctcctccgatcgTCCGGCGAACATTCAAGTCCACGACGTTCCCGACGGTGTTCCGGAAGGATACGTGTTCTCCGGGAATCCACAGGAGGCGATCGAGCTGTTCGTAAAATCGGCTCCGGAGAGTTTCAAGAGAGAGATCGCGGCGGCGGAGAAGGAGGTTGGTAGGAAAGTGAATTGCATGCTGACTGATGCGTTTTTCTGGTTCGCGGCTGATATGGCGACGGAGATGAATGCGTCGTGGGTCGCGTTTTGGACCGCCGGAGCTAACTCCCTCACCGCTCATCTCTACACAGATCTCATCAGAGAAACCATCGGCGTCAAAg AAGTTGGTGGACGTATGGAGGAGACGTTAGGGTTTATTTCAGGAATGGAGAAGATCAGAGTCAAAGATACACAAGAAGGTGTTTTGTTTGGGAACTTAGACTCTGTTTTCTCTAACATGTTGCACCTAATGGGTCGTACTTTGCCTCGTGCCACTGCGGTTTTCATCAATTCTTTTGAAGAATTGGATCCTACGTTTACTGATAACCTCAGATCGGAATTCAAACGTTACCTAAACATCGGTCCTCTCACGTTGTTATCTTCTACACCGCAAAGGGACGCATTAGTGAACGATCCTCACGGTTGTTTGGCTTGGATGGAGAAGCGACCCCCTGGTTCTGTAGCGTACATTAGCTTTGGTACGGTGATGATGCCGCCTCCTGGAGAGATTGCGGCGATAGCTGAAGGATTGGAGTCGAGTAAAGTGCCGTTTGTTTGGTCGCTTAAAAACGTGGTTCATTTACCTAAAGGGTTTTTGGATCGGACGAGAGAGCAAGGGATCGTTGTTCCTTGGGCTCCACAAGCGGAACTTCTGAAACACAAGGCGACGGGTGTGTTTGTGACgcattgtggatggaactcggTGTTGGAGAGTGTGTCCGGAGGTGTTCCGATGATTTGCAGGCCCTTCTTTGGTGATCAGAGATTGAACGGGAGAGCAGTGGAGGTTGTGTGGGAGATTGGAATGACGATTGTCAACGGAGTCTTCACAGAAGATGGGTTTGAGAAGTGTTTGGATCGTGTTTTGGTTCAAGATGATGGTAAGAAGATGAAACGCAATGCTAAGCACCTTAAAGAACTAGCACACGAAGCTGTCTCTTCGAAAGGAAGCTCCTCTAAAAATTTCAGAGGATTGTTGGATGTAGTTGTGAACATTTAA
- the LOC104709179 gene encoding uncharacterized protein LOC104709179 encodes MEAEHGGGGIGAGGGNRGKNIPNPIKQEQKRRSQNPDPPNQAIEEGFDEPQREFGDGSRLVFDFTSTHLHLLGIIEEQSEDDCWARVLRKILEFGYNMNIQNVAEQKPLSMEGLVTLVRKVSEKAQIQRGGRKKSLTIASLKRPIKFIREIGLEKDFGRNNKSERRFYYKAQCNSGRNQKFVGNKRSGWYISAYRTRVFGT; translated from the exons ATGGAAGCTGAGCACGGTGGTGGAGGTATTGGAGCTGGAGGAGGTAATAGAGGCAAAAATATTCCAAATCCTATAAAGCAAGAGCAAAAACGTCGTTCTCAAAATCCAGATCCACCAAATCAAGCGATAGAAGAAGGCTTTGATGAACCTCAAAGG GAATTTGGGGATGGGAGTCGTCTTGTCTTCGATTTCACCTCGACACACTTACATTTGCTTGGAATAATTGAAGAGCAATCAGAAG ATGATTGTTGGGCGAGAGTTCTCCGTAAGATTTTGGAATTCGGGTACAATATGAATATTCAAAATGTTGCTGAACAAAAGCCTTTGTCGATGGAAGGTCTCGTTACTTTAGTCAGAAAAGTAAGCGAAAAAGCTCAGATTCAAAGGGGAGGTAGAAAAAAGAGTTTGACAATTGCTTCACTCAAAAGACCAATAAAGTTCATTCGTGAGATAGGACTTGAAAAGGATTTCGGAAGAAATAACAAG AGTGAAAGAAGATTTTATTACAAAGCACAATGCAACTCCGGAAGAAATCAGAAATTTGTTGGTAACAAAAGGTCTGGTTGGTATATCTCTGCATACAGAACCAGAGTTTTTGGCACTTAA
- the LOC104705998 gene encoding ADP-ribosylation factor 1-like 2 encodes MGQAFRKLFDTFFGNQEMRVVMLGLDAAGKTTILYKLHIGEVLSTVPTIGFNVEKVQYKNVMFTVWDVGGQEKLRPLWRHYFNNTDGLIYVVDSLDRERIGKAKQEFQEIIKDPFMLNSIILVFANKQDMRGAMSPREVCEGLGLFDLKNRKWHIQGTCALRGDGLYEGLDWLSSTLKDVKAAGFTSVGHSF; translated from the exons atgggTCAAGCTTTTCGTAAGCTGTTTGATACTTTCTTCGGCAATCAAGAAATGAGG GTCGTTATGCTGGGGCTGGATGCTGCTGGCAAAACAACTATTCTCTATAAGCTTCATATAGGAGAAGTTTTGTCAACTGTTCCAACCATTG GATTCAATGTTGAGAAAGTTCAGTACAAAAATGTGATGTTCACAGTTTGGGATGTTGGTGGCCAAGAGAAACTGAGACCTCTTTGGAGGCATTACTTCAATAATACCGATGGActt ATATACGTGGTGGATTCCTTAGATCGAGAGAGGATCGGGAAAGCAAAGCAAGAATTTCAG GAGATCATAAAAGACCCATTCATGCTAAACAGTATCATTCTGGTGTTTGCAAACAAACAGGACATG AGAGGAGCCATGTCACCAAGAGAAGTATGCGAAGGGTTAGGATTATTTGATCTGAAGAACAGGAAATGGCACATACAAGGAACTTGTGCTCTTCGTGGAGACGGGCTCTACGAAGGCTTGGACTGGTTATCATCTACGCTTAAGGATGTTAAAGCCGCTGGATTCACATCGGTTGGCCACTCCTTTTGA
- the LOC104705999 gene encoding serine/threonine-protein phosphatase 4 regulatory subunit 2-like, giving the protein MSYGSGSSFAPVFKTFAYDGAEQKADMPEEEVKITLEAVVSTGKFWQDWEKLKGTLSSWLKKVLSEYPEAKMTDEQQKEALGETFSELVSRLDEALLSYDEGPPFTLQRLCEILLAARTIYPKLSKLALALEKNLLVTSMLAISKDPQSQTTEDPIAATTDTKTAAANWAPNGIEAMGGDKDEIMTEVDEADVDDAMTVDMETIDEPSETITTTSESETPGESTTAQPPSDSVATAQPPSDSISAEEGNSRLA; this is encoded by the exons ATGAGTTACGGTTCAGGATCTAGCTTTGCTCCAGTTTTCAAAACTTTTGCTTACGA TGGAGCTGAGCAGAAAGCAGATATGCCTGAGGAAGAAGTAAAGATCACACTAGAAGCAGTAGTATCTACCGGGAAGTTCTG GCAGGACTGGGAGAAACTAAAGGGAACGCTGTCGTCTTGGTTGAAGAAG GTTCTATCGGAATATCCTGAGGCAAAAATGACTGATGAACAACAAAAGGAAGCCCTAGGAGAAACTTTCTCAGAGCTGGTTAGTCGATTGGATGAAG CTCTACTTAGTTATGATGAAGGCCCTCCATTTACATTGCAAAGGCTCTGTGAG ATCCTTTTGGCTGCAAGGACCATCTacccaaagctctcaaaacTAGCTCTTGCATTAGAAAAA AATCTGTTGGTTACTTCTATGTTAGCCATCAGTAAAGACCCACAATCACAAACCACTGAGGATCCAATCGCAGCAACCACAGACACAAAAACGGCTGCTGCAAATTGGGCACCAAATGGAATTGAAGCAATGGGAGGCGATAAGGATGAGATAATGACAGAGGTAGACGAAGCAGATGTTGATGACGCAATGACTGTTGACATGGAAACAATTGATGAACCATCAGAGACAATAACGACCACGAGTGAGAGTGAGACGCCAGGCGAAAGCA CTACTGCACAACCACCATCGGATTCTGTAGCTACTGCACAACCACCATCGGATTCAATATCTGCAGAGGAGGGAAATTCGCGGTTGGCTTGA